In a genomic window of Candidatus Sericytochromatia bacterium:
- a CDS encoding metallophosphoesterase, whose translation MAVWWMRAGLALALGALACQVALAASSSSPVLVGPYLQAGTDTSVTVMWRLGYPAACRLDVYSDAGKPVLTRDSSPGLQHAVRLAGLRPATAYAYVVRQAERELGRGTFRTLPDAPGSRLRFAVLGDSGSGAPQQFAVADALEAWKPDFVLHTGDVIYEGGEAENYAGRFWLPYHRLLSRCVVYPSIGNHDQRTDSAGPYLAFFEVPRAHPAETERWYQFRAGLAEFFALDTNSPFAPGSTQYRWLQAALRNSAARWKFAFFHHPPYSGGAHGSSLYVRQALGPLFERHDVEIVFSGHDHHYERSRSLEDFVPDGRPTTYFVTGGGGAWLRRAAAQPHSAYVRPVYHFLGVNLTDDEVEVAAIDTQGRTFDSFRVRR comes from the coding sequence GTGGCAGTCTGGTGGATGCGTGCTGGGCTGGCTTTGGCTTTGGGGGCCCTGGCCTGTCAGGTGGCGCTTGCCGCCAGTTCGTCCTCGCCCGTGCTGGTTGGGCCCTATCTCCAGGCGGGTACGGACACGAGCGTGACGGTTATGTGGCGATTGGGGTATCCTGCCGCCTGTCGTCTCGATGTGTATAGCGACGCCGGTAAGCCCGTCCTGACACGGGACTCCAGCCCCGGTCTCCAGCATGCCGTTCGCCTCGCTGGGCTCCGTCCCGCAACGGCCTATGCCTACGTGGTCCGGCAAGCAGAGCGCGAATTAGGCAGGGGGACCTTCCGTACCCTTCCCGATGCCCCAGGGTCGCGCCTTCGCTTTGCGGTGCTGGGGGATTCCGGTAGTGGGGCGCCGCAGCAGTTCGCGGTGGCCGATGCATTGGAGGCCTGGAAGCCCGATTTCGTGTTGCACACCGGTGATGTGATCTATGAGGGAGGCGAGGCGGAGAACTACGCGGGTCGCTTCTGGCTTCCTTATCACCGTCTTCTCTCTCGCTGTGTGGTGTATCCCAGTATCGGCAACCATGACCAGCGCACCGATTCGGCTGGCCCTTACTTGGCGTTTTTTGAGGTGCCCCGCGCTCACCCGGCCGAAACCGAGCGATGGTATCAGTTTCGAGCTGGATTGGCGGAGTTTTTTGCGCTCGATACCAATTCGCCATTTGCGCCTGGCAGCACCCAGTATCGCTGGTTGCAAGCGGCCCTGCGGAACAGTGCGGCTCGCTGGAAGTTTGCCTTTTTTCACCATCCGCCTTACAGCGGCGGGGCGCACGGTTCCAGTCTGTACGTACGGCAGGCTTTGGGCCCCTTGTTCGAGCGCCATGACGTGGAAATCGTTTTTTCTGGCCACGATCATCACTACGAACGGTCGCGCAGCTTGGAGGATTTCGTGCCTGATGGGCGTCCCACCACCTATTTTGTGACAGGTGGCGGTGGGGCCTGGTTACGGCGCGCAGCCGCTCAGCCGCACAGTGCATATGTGCGTCCGGTATATCACTTTCTTGGGGTGAACCTCACCGACGACGAGGTGGAGGTGGCCGCCATCGATACGCAGGGACGAACCTTCGATTCGTTCCGGGTGCGGCGGTAG